The following are encoded together in the Gordonia insulae genome:
- a CDS encoding alpha/beta hydrolase family protein: MQLPHSTHSAYSKGFYSDSGRDFAVRLMLGYCNSGAADAGEIFATIDSLGNGHERDWFEAWHGLGRRLVAEADASATGGHRISAAFGHLRAATYLSEAFDALDGISDDAERMPIFAEHRAAWEKFVDNGPFVAQRLSIPYDGTQLPGWFFSPTDAGDAPRPTLVMVNGSDGSVSAQWSSAAHGALQRGYRVVMFDGPGQQSMLFEHGMPFRHDWEAVLTPVTDVVLGLAGVDADRLAVYGISQAGYWVPRAIAFEHRYAAAIADPGVVDVEASWLANIPGPLSRRLAEGKDHDFDQMMEIGMKASKATKRMWDWRARPYGQDTYSGTMKAVAQYTLTPDVAALIRTPMLITSPEHEQFWPGQSEQLAKLSGGTSTVVEFTAAEGASWHCQPMARALTDQRMFDWLDEQFV; encoded by the coding sequence CTTCTACTCCGACAGCGGCCGCGACTTCGCGGTGCGATTGATGCTCGGCTACTGCAACTCCGGGGCCGCCGACGCCGGCGAGATCTTCGCCACCATCGACTCGCTCGGCAACGGACATGAGCGCGACTGGTTCGAGGCGTGGCACGGGCTGGGACGGCGACTGGTCGCCGAGGCAGACGCGAGTGCCACCGGCGGCCACCGGATCAGCGCCGCCTTCGGCCATCTCCGGGCCGCGACCTACCTGTCGGAGGCGTTCGACGCCCTCGACGGGATCTCCGACGACGCCGAACGCATGCCGATCTTCGCCGAACATCGCGCCGCCTGGGAGAAGTTCGTCGACAACGGGCCGTTCGTCGCCCAGCGCCTCTCGATCCCGTACGACGGCACGCAGCTGCCGGGCTGGTTCTTCTCACCGACCGACGCGGGTGACGCCCCTCGACCCACCCTGGTGATGGTGAACGGCAGCGACGGGTCGGTATCCGCCCAGTGGTCGTCCGCGGCGCACGGTGCGTTGCAGCGCGGCTATCGCGTGGTGATGTTCGACGGACCCGGCCAGCAGTCGATGCTGTTCGAGCACGGGATGCCGTTCCGTCACGATTGGGAAGCCGTGCTCACCCCGGTCACCGACGTCGTCCTCGGGCTGGCCGGCGTCGATGCCGACCGGCTCGCCGTCTACGGCATCAGCCAGGCCGGATACTGGGTTCCGCGGGCCATCGCCTTCGAACACCGTTATGCCGCAGCGATCGCCGACCCCGGTGTCGTCGACGTCGAGGCGTCCTGGCTGGCGAACATCCCGGGGCCGCTGAGCCGACGGCTGGCCGAGGGCAAGGACCACGACTTCGACCAGATGATGGAGATCGGGATGAAGGCGAGCAAGGCCACCAAACGGATGTGGGACTGGCGGGCCCGGCCCTACGGTCAGGACACCTACTCGGGCACGATGAAAGCCGTTGCGCAATACACACTCACGCCCGACGTCGCAGCGCTCATCCGCACCCCGATGCTCATCACCTCACCCGAGCACGAGCAGTTCTGGCCCGGTCAGTCCGAGCAGCTCGCAAAGTTGTCCGGCGGCACATCCACCGTCGTCGAGTTCACCGCCGCGGAGGGCGCGAGCTGGCACTGCCAGCCGATGGCCCGGGCACTCACCGATCAGCGCATGTTCGACTGGCTCGACGAACAATTCGTGTGA
- a CDS encoding NAD(P)/FAD-dependent oxidoreductase produces the protein MPTHSAKSSRPHVVIVGSGFGGLHAARRLKKADVRVTVVDRGTSHLFQPLLYQCATGLLSEGAISSPIRHLLRRQRNAQVVLGEAQGIDPTSRTLAVDRPDGSTMSIDYDHLVVAAGMRTAYHGRDDIARHAPGMKTLDDALAIRRKIIGAFEMAESLPDAAQRRPWLTFAVAGGGPTGVELAGQIRELATLALHHEFRTIDPGEARVLLLHGGDRVLPSFSKVLSRRAQKILDELGVETHLGVHVTDVTGDEVETTAKAEPHEVIRYPARTVLWTTGVEAVPFAKALAGALGVEQDHGGRIPVEADLSVAGHPNIWVVGDMSSRDDLPGVAEVAMQGGRHVGAVIAHLAAGGTDRTPFRYRDLGNAAYIARRHAVVQSGKMNLSGYVGWVAWGVIHIAFLAGIRNRMGTVVNWGATLLTDSRRERAITYGDPETARQPYR, from the coding sequence GTGCCCACCCACAGCGCGAAAAGCAGTAGGCCACATGTCGTGATCGTCGGCTCGGGGTTCGGCGGGCTGCACGCGGCGCGGCGCCTGAAGAAGGCCGACGTCCGGGTCACCGTGGTCGACCGCGGCACCAGCCACCTGTTCCAACCGCTGCTCTACCAATGTGCCACCGGGCTGCTGTCGGAGGGGGCGATCTCCAGTCCCATCCGGCATCTCCTGCGGCGGCAGCGCAACGCGCAGGTGGTGCTCGGCGAGGCCCAGGGGATCGACCCGACGTCCCGGACACTCGCCGTCGACCGTCCGGACGGCTCGACGATGTCGATCGACTACGACCATCTCGTCGTCGCCGCCGGTATGCGCACCGCGTATCACGGGCGCGACGACATCGCCCGACACGCGCCGGGGATGAAGACTCTCGACGACGCACTTGCCATCCGCCGCAAGATCATCGGGGCGTTCGAGATGGCGGAGTCGCTGCCCGACGCGGCGCAGCGGCGGCCGTGGCTGACCTTCGCCGTCGCCGGCGGTGGGCCCACCGGCGTCGAGCTCGCCGGACAGATCCGCGAGCTCGCGACGCTCGCCCTGCATCACGAGTTCCGGACCATCGACCCGGGCGAGGCCCGGGTTCTGTTGCTGCACGGTGGTGATCGGGTGTTGCCGTCGTTCAGCAAGGTGCTGTCGCGACGCGCGCAGAAGATCCTCGACGAACTCGGCGTGGAGACACATCTCGGTGTCCACGTGACCGATGTGACCGGCGACGAGGTGGAGACCACCGCCAAGGCCGAACCCCACGAGGTCATCCGATATCCGGCGCGCACCGTGTTGTGGACGACCGGGGTGGAGGCCGTGCCGTTCGCGAAGGCCCTGGCAGGAGCGCTCGGTGTCGAGCAGGATCATGGCGGTCGAATCCCGGTGGAGGCCGACCTGTCCGTCGCCGGTCATCCGAACATCTGGGTCGTCGGCGACATGAGTTCGCGCGACGACCTGCCCGGCGTTGCCGAGGTGGCCATGCAGGGCGGACGGCATGTGGGCGCGGTGATCGCGCACCTCGCCGCCGGCGGCACCGACCGGACGCCGTTCCGGTATCGGGACCTCGGCAACGCCGCCTACATCGCGCGGCGTCACGCCGTCGTCCAGTCGGGGAAGATGAACCTGTCCGGATATGTCGGCTGGGTGGCGTGGGGTGTCATCCACATCGCCTTCCTGGCCGGCATCCGGAATCGGATGGGCACCGTGGTGAACTGGGGTGCAACACTTCTCACCGATTCGCGACGTGAACGCGCGATCACCTACGGCGACCCGGAAACCGCGCGGCAGCCCTACCGCTGA